Part of the Hemibagrus wyckioides isolate EC202008001 linkage group LG09, SWU_Hwy_1.0, whole genome shotgun sequence genome, GCTAAGGACAAAAAACCTTGCAATAACCACCTCAATACAGTGAAAGCATTTCCCATGGATTTTTACTTACAGGATCTTTGATATCCAGGACATCCTTGATCTTCTGCCCCTTCAGTCCTCCTTTCTTGTTGAAGATTGCTGTATTAGTTTGTCTGAGAAATGGTCCTGCTGTGACAGGAACTTCGATCGCAGTGGCTTGGTAGTGATCCACAAGAACTCTGCATTTATCTGaaaattttaaacaataaacaatggaTTAGAATTACTATCATATAAGGATGCAGGATAACTAGAAAATTCAAATTGCAAGCCATTAAACACcatgaacagtaataaacattaCCTACTTCACTCTCAAGGAACAGGGTGGGCCATCTGTTTTTGAACTCTCCTATCTgaagactgaacaagcacctgagcagcctgtgtggacaGAAATGgctgaatccttctgatgttgcaCTGAAGAAACTGTCATGAGCGTgtgacattagtaacatgggaggaaaatgacagctgattgtccatggttaccccaaggttgtgagcagtggccaAAGGGCAGGTCAGGGAGTTGTTCAGAGCCATTGCGAGATCCTGGGCTGGAGATAAAACatctgggatgaccagcagatcAGTGTTGATTTGAGAATGGCCAATGACGCTACACATTTCATTCCAAATGAAACAGCAAGTTCACCTTACTTTTCCTGAATAGTCATTTGTCTGCATTCTCAAACAATTATTAATTGCAGGTCCTGCTTCTCCAGAgcaaaaatacacatatttgTAAATTTTGGATACAAATCACATGACCTTCAGCCATATGGCTCAGATATTCATTCAGAGAATGTTTACCTTGGGTTAACTCGTAAGTCCTTCAAATATACAAGGCACTCCATAAAACTAGAGCCTGTCTGAGACATAGATCAACAACCAGTCATTAAGAGGTATGGTCCAGCTAAAGTCCATCCATTACTCCTGATTATCCAACCAATCTCCTAACTCTCATGATGCTTCAGTGAGGCACTAAAGTGTTGAGTTCAGAGGATCCTCCCTTTAGTTCCACACATTAGACAGTGGACATTAAGGCCTAGAGTTAATCCCCAGAAAGCTACTCCaagttgtttctgtgtgtgtcagtgtgtataaaAAGTGAGAAATGACAGTTGGCAGTCACCGAGCTACGGTGAAGGAGCATCCAGATCATCTCCCCACACTGAAGCATCATGCAGTCTATAGCGTCTCTCTCCATTCTAGCCCTGCTGCTTGGCTTCTCACAAGCTTTCTATCTCGACCAACCTGAGCATGTGGACATCACGTCAAGGATTCTCACCATCAACAACGGTCTGATAACTCCCTGAtctcactacacctcactatTATTACTGCTACACATTCTACAAATATGGGCCTAGAACCTGTCTTGTTCTAAGATTAggatttttgtaattatttcttTTGGGTACTGTTTCCTTGCTGGCACCAGTGACAGAAATTGTAAGACACCACCATTACTACTTATTGATTTTGCTGTCTTTATCCCTTTTTGTTCTCTGGTTGAAGGATCCAGTGAACTGTTGTTGGAGGGAGACATACTCTTGCCAAGAGGTAGGAATGCTCTGGTCTGCAGCGACAGCAGCTGCTTTTGGAAGAAGTCCTCAAATGGCCTAGTGGAGGTGCCTTACACGTTGAGCAGTGTTTTCTGTAAGTGAAAGACTTCCTCATTATGACACATCTCTGTTTATTACTTGTTAATGTATTGAACGTTTTCTTTACAGCTTTCTCTGACAGGACCGTAATAGCCAATGCCATGGCCTCCTTCCACAGCAAAACCTGCATTCGTTTCGTTCCCAGGACAAATCAAACTTCCTACCTTAGCATCGAGAGCAAAGATGGGTGAGAACCACTGAACCAATCCCTGTACCTGAAAATGGAATTTGGAGTTCTCTAATTTTGTTTAATGTACAGTGTCCTTAGTTTGACGTAAGTGACATGGTTGATTcccctcttttttctctcagatGTTTCTCTAATGTGGGCAGATCAGGTGGTGCTCAGGTGGTTTCTCTCAGCAGGTTGGGTTGTGTTTACTATGGCATTGTCGAGCATGAGCTGAACCATGCACTTGGTTTCTACCACGAGCATACTAGGAGTGACCGTGACAAGTATGTCAAAATCAACTGGGAAAACATCGACCCAACCACGCAGTCTAATTTCGAGCTGAAAAacaccaacaacctcaacactccGTACGACTACTCCTCTGTAATGCACTATGGAAGAACAGCTTTCTCCATTAACGGGCTGGACACCATCACTCCCATTCCTGATCCGTCAGTGAATATTGGACAGAGAAAGGAACTGTCCGCCATCGACATCCTGAGGATCAACACCCTCTACAAGTGCTGAAATTGTTCAGAGGCTTCACTTGCTGCGCTAACAAAATATGAAATCATACAATAAAATGGCTACATGCATCTTTTTCTTGGTGTGTGCTTTAATAAAGTATTTCACTGAAACCCCATGAAACAGTTTTCATCATGCCAGGACCATGAATGTCCAGCAAGATTTATTGTTACTCCCTCCACCTCAGTATCACATACGTACTGGCATTTTATTGAATGTTGTTTTGTATAAATGAACCAGCACTTTGATATCTATgactacatataaatataaaaactatacatttgACTTCAAAAAGCATATCCAGTGAGAGAATCCTAATACACCATGTCCTGTTCGTTTGGTATAATTGAATGAGCACTTAGACATGTATGACTACATACAAATATGAAAACTAAACCTTCAAGGATCATCAACAACATTAGACATGATTGCAAAAACAAATCCTGTGAGAAAATCCTAATATACTACATTAgttcagccctctgtaggttgatcattttcatttccatcaaatgatgtggcatcctttcatttctaacacattacccagtccatttcagtatagatatccagcatgatattttccccattgagatctgatgtgttttcaaagtgttcctttaatttttttaaacagtgtatttaccagtggtggaccgtcagttCCAGCAAggtcttctctgctggcctaaacagcagtgatctgaatcactgacttgcattttaatatatttaatatatttttccatgaatgtgtattaaattattcccaatagtctattctctacattgcatagcttttctcttggttgcgctgtttccagtagtgtatatttatgataagagtatgtatctaatcatatttcagccagtggcagACATCATGTGTcaccagagtgaaagaaatctgccttaaggccttcagaatcaatggtgcaggcgcccgtagcttaaaataagtggcaatgaaattgttacattaaccaatcagatttcgagttgggatcactggggccatctagcaggcatatgattacgtcagcaatttcccgtcctttgattggataattggagtagtcagaggcagcgaaccgcccatatacattgtttctatattctctgcgtctcatttcggatccttgggagattgcagtttgctacatgcgtcatcaagaatgtttttttttaagaaaagtaactgtaataaaattgactattccttgtgaggtgtgaaatactgtagactaatttcttttttactttgttatttaatggttgattagtatctattgccgtggcgtccaggggTGATCCTagtttcatttaaggggggctcagcccccaatgagggtataatagtaaaataaataaataaataaataaataaaggtttgactaacagggtaggatggtaaacttattgcagcattccactgtattgcatagatgtgtataacgtactgaacaagccaaatactagtcttcctgatcacacacacacacacacacacttgtcctctgatcctcgctctgcggattgaaagacggggaggagccgaagtctgccgcagttttcatatgaaacttaaagcggactgaggcgatcacgaatttgtgtacagtttatggacaatCGCTGAGGGCTGagaagaaaatggcctagcgatgctcatggtggcgtcataatgatggtagagatgaggattaattcaggaaggacaccagtgaaggcctaggtgtgaaatgcacggtccgccactgagtttacatactgtatagtCCACAAGATACAAATAAACTATTCAAAGAAGCGAATACGCACGCGCACGTGACGTCTAAAATGCACAGATTCACCCGGCTCGAGACACCATGTGGGAATACCTGAGATGCGGATTGGGGTcacgcagatgatgatgatgatgatgatgattattattattattattattattattattattattattattttatgtttgttatcgttattaattattataataataatgtaattactattattgtattgttcttattgttaacacatacactttaatgcacttatttacttacactcatatatcaatatatacttaCTTAGATCGTTCCTTATAGACCGTTGttgctctaactgtgtgaagagctttgtaaatatgaacacagtactcataaatgcatgtcactaactgtcagagaaattgtaaaacaaatccaacaatccctttgcgccacctgctggagaatcgatgaaatgacatcaagtaatctggggcaatttttgtaaacgttttctgttatcaAGTTATAACAAGTATACTTCATTAcaattctattcattcatacaatttcagttatttatcttgtttagtttataataataataataataataataataataataataataataataaactgtaatctgattaaaaaaataaagaaaatatcaagataaaGTATCTTGTGTTATTGCACAATTCTCATATGATATAGTAGAAATCCCAAAATATATTGTCCAGTTTGTGGAAGGGGCTACTGGGAGCAGTGCTGGTTGTACAGTCTCACAGCAACAGGGAGGAAAGACCTACAGTaccactctctcaaacacttggGGTGAAGTAGCCTACCACTACAGGAGCTGCCCAGAGTCATCAGAGTCTTCCAGAACCTGACCatcatcctcctttctccctccatctGCACTGGGTTGAGACTGCATCCTATGAAAGagctatttttatgattttttccagtctcttcctgtctgcagcagAGATGCCACTGCCCCAGCTGAAAAAGCAAGATGCAAGATGCTGATGTCATGGACGTTTTGATAGGTCAACTGACAACATTTGAGTTAATTGGAGGCATATCCGTGGATGTATTTTAAGGCTCACCTCAAACACTTCCTTGTGTGACCCCATgggaaaatcaaaagaaatcagCCAAGATTTCATCCTTGGGTACAATTTCCAGATGCCTGAAAGTGCCACATTCATCTGTTCAACAATTATACGCAAATATAAAACACCATGGGAATGTCCAGCCATCGTACAGTAGTTGCAGTACAAgttttaaatactttaaatactTTTATGTTGCTGCTGCTCTACAGTAAGCTTACCTGTATATCTGTGCAGGAGTGAATACTATTAAGATCTTGAATGTGAACTTTGGGTGTGCTGATTCTGTAACCTGTTCAAGTGGAATCCCCAACAGTTTCACCCAGAACACCAACTGCTACgctccaaacacactctcaactgtCTCCTCACTGTAAGCTTTTAGTTTGTTCTTTAAGCTTTTTTTACTTAGTAGGTTAACTTGTAGTCCAGCTCTTAAAGAGGCCATGTTAacattgtttttgtcatttacaGGTGCAATGGACTGAAGAGTTGCACTGTCGAAGCTTCCTCCACCGTCTTTACAGATCCTTGTAACACTACTGCTACATACCTCACAGTGTCCTACACATGCACCGCTGGGCATctggtctttttctttttcttcttcttttttcttaccTCTTTTCAGAAATATTGGGTAAACTGGAAAGAAATAAAGTTCTTATGAACTcatgaatgaaatatattttttattcttattataaattttttaaaaatctgtcatCTGAATTACTTCAGTTCagtgtacatacagtacacgcAGTATGAAAGGTATTTTAAGTGCAGCAGTACATAATTAATTTCTTTCCTGTTCTTTTTATTGCTATTGACAGAATACCTTGAAGGATTTGAGATTTCAGTGTAAAAAGGAATCAAACCCTGTTAGCTTGATGAGTTTTGGTGTTGGTGTGCTTTATATTTGCATGTTATCAACATGATCAACTGCtgaaataccccccccccccgccccaAATTGTTCATTTGCTTTTACATGCAATGAgtatgataatataatatataaaaattcaaaaataacaaatgagtttcacaaaatttaacaaaatttataataataatataaatcaatatatatatattgataaaaggaagtataaagtttaaaaggTTTATCTGGCGGCCGGTGCAACAGAGGGACGAcctgaaagagaaaagcagagtcATATTACCCTATTACTGTCACAGATACACGCTGTGTGTTCAGAATTATTGTGTAGCTATTCAGTTATATATCACAGTAATTCTCAAACAGTTTATCATAGTTTGTATAACCATTGCACttattgatatttttcattttattattgcaTTAAATTTCTTGTATTACAAGGTCAGCTGTGACTCACGATGTGAATGGACCCTCTGCAAGAATCTGtgaggtcttgtgtgtggctcAGTTGGACCACTGCTTCCTGTACACTCAGTCTGGGTGAGGGAAGCCTTGCGCTGCTTATTGTTGTTAGCCAGAGTCACATACAGTGGCTTCCTGCCCATcatccttccattcatctcctTAATGGCTTTTTCTGCTTCATTTGGAGAGGAGAAGCTCACAAATCCAAAACCTCGGGAGCAGCCATTCTCCACAGTCACCTGTAGGGGTCAGCAAGGAAATACAGCAAGCACAAAaattaatattacacacacctactgtatgtGGCTAATCTTGAGGAAAAACTAGCACTGTCATTACATcaaaacataatgaaaataGCTATATTATGTTAGTATCAGGGTTCTGGTATTGCACATTCAATATGAATCTCTTCAGTGTTAATAGTAATTTGAGGTAGCAACCATTCGAAAAAAACACCCAACTACACATTCATCTCCTTGTGCTGCAAGTGCACACTGGTTTTGACATAATAGAGCAGGTAAGgagaagtaaacaaaaaaaagaaataaaatgtagggTTTAGTAATTTTAGGTGACCTTTGCACTGATGACTGTTCCATATGGCAGGAACGCTTCATGCAGGCGCCTGTCGTCCACACTGTAGTCCAGATGTTTTATAAACACCTTACTCTTCTACAGAACAGAGAGCAAATCAACATCCAGCGTTTGatttagtattttatagtaATCCATCACTCAGTATTAAGACAATCATTAAGCTAAAAATGTGTGACCAAAACATGGGAAAAATCATTAAAGTCCTGTAATATAATCAGAAAAATACCTGTGCATCCTGGGACTGCAGTGTGGTTTGCACTCTGCATATGTTCCTGTCCTGTTGGTTGGTTCTCCTCAATTCTGGAGATGCATCTGTAGCCACAACcaaacatttcactttatcaTCCAATCAGTATTATGATTGGGACCTATTGAGGCCTTAACAATGTTGTAAACTTAACACAAATTGAGAAGTGTGACTTACTCTGTGGCTGAATATTCTTTTGAGCCTGGTGTGGATTTGGACAGGGTTCTTTCAGGCTactctctgccctctctctgTGCCTTCCTCCATGTTCCTCCTTGCTCTGaaccacactaacatacactggcCTGCTTCCCAATACCCTGCCGTTCATCTTCATGATGGCATTTCTGGCTTCATCAGGAGATGCAAAAATGACAAAGCCAGTGCCTTTGGGATGGCCATTCTCCATATTGACCTGCAGAGGAAACAGATTTAGAGATGCGAAAAGCAAAGAATGAGCATTACATGCACTATATGGTAACAATATAATAGATTTCCACATTCAGAAAATAAACCGGTTAAATAGTTCGCAATAAAAAACCCTCATCTTCTTGTGCTACAAGTGCACAGTGATTTTAACCTAAAAGAGGGAGTATGGGGAGGTGAAGGTAGTAATTGAAATTGACCTCTGCACTGATCACAGTTCCAAAGGGATGGAATTCCTCATGTAGTTGTCTGTCATCCAC contains:
- the LOC131359537 gene encoding hatching enzyme 1.2-like; translation: MQSIASLSILALLLGFSQAFYLDQPEHVDITSRILTINNGSSELLLEGDILLPRGRNALVCSDSSCFWKKSSNGLVEVPYTLSSVFSFSDRTVIANAMASFHSKTCIRFVPRTNQTSYLSIESKDGCFSNVGRSGGAQVVSLSRLGCVYYGIVEHELNHALGFYHEHTRSDRDKYVKINWENIDPTTQSNFELKNTNNLNTPYDYSSVMHYGRTAFSINGLDTITPIPDPSVNIGQRKELSAIDILRINTLYKC
- the LOC131359414 gene encoding polyadenylate-binding protein 1-A-like encodes the protein MTEHNASYKESEHDVVLVSHSPEHRQFQSEAISNLLPTMDPESMSELPRCPSPAPVKLTWGEIMDAEDNEMENVEPFCFYNPWSMDIISQTVKLLLRNLDCNVDDRQLHEEFHPFGTVISAEVNMENGHPKGTGFVIFASPDEARNAIMKMNGRVLGSRPVYVSVVQSKEEHGGRHRERAESSLKEPCPNPHQAQKNIQPQNASPELRRTNQQDRNICRVQTTLQSQDAQKSKVFIKHLDYSVDDRRLHEAFLPYGTVISAKVTVENGCSRGFGFVSFSSPNEAEKAIKEMNGRMMGRKPLYVTLANNNKQRKASLTQTECTGSSGPTEPHTRPHRFLQRVHSHRRPSVAPAAR